Proteins from one Salarias fasciatus chromosome 14, fSalaFa1.1, whole genome shotgun sequence genomic window:
- the rhoub gene encoding ras homolog family member Ub → MSPPVIMDYGRTMAPPVPPHNPKPARPGLAHERLLKCVLLGDGAVGKTSLVVSYTTNGYPTKYVPTAFDDFSAVVQVDGSPVRLQLCDTAGQDEFDKLRHFCYSRTDALLLCFSVVSPASFQNVWEKWVPEIRRRCPLTPVLLVGTQCDLRQDVKVLIELARRRERPVAEEDARALAEKIGAVTYIECSALTQKNLKEVFDAAISVGLRQSDRRARRERKVRSTADKMKMLSKSWWKKYVCVQ, encoded by the exons ATGTCACCTCCGGTCATCATGGATTATGGAAGGACCATGGCGCCTCCGGTGCCGCCGCACAACCCCAAGCCCGCCCGGCCGGGGCTGGCGCACGAGCGCCTGCTCAAGTGCGTCCTGCTCGGAGACGGAGCGGTGGGCAAAACCAGTCTGGTGGTCAGCTACACGACCAATGGTTACCCGACCAAATACGTCCCCACTGCTTTTGATGACTTCTCCG ctgtggttcaggtGGACGGGAGTCCGGTGCGGCTGCAGCTGTGCGACACTGCGGGACAG GACGAATTTGACAAACTGCGACACTTCTGCTACAGTCGGACCGAcgcgctgctgctctgcttcagcgTGGTCAGCCCCGCCTCCTTTCAGAACGTCTGGGAGAAGTGGGTGCCCGAGATCCGCCGGCGCTGCCCGCTCACGCCCGTCCTCCTGGTGGGCACGCAGTGCGACCTGCGGCAGGACGTCAAGGTGCTGATCGAGCTGGCGAGGCGGCGGGAGCGGCCGGTGGCGGAGGAGGACGCCCGGGCGCTGGCGGAGAAGATCGGCGCCGTGACGTACATCGAGTGCTCGGCGCTGACGCAAAAGAACCTGAAGGAGGTGTTCGACGCGGCCATCTCCGTGGGGCTGCGGCAGTCCGACAGGAGGGCGCGGCGGGAGAGGAAGGTCCGCAGCACGGCCGACAAGATGAAGATGCTGTCCAAGTCCTGGTGgaagaaatatgtgtgtgtccAGTAG